AGCAAATACCACTATTTTTTGTTTTGGATCTTCCAAATCATTCCCGGGGGAGGTCCGGACCCATTTTTTTCTGATCCTTCGATAAAAAGAGTCATTCTCTTCATAAAAAATAGGAGGTAGAACCAATAAATATTTCTTTTTCGATTCATCCCTGGAGTTGAATACCTCATTCAAGAATTGTTTTTGATCCAATCCGTAGGAATCAATAGAAAAGGCAAATCCCTTATGATACACCAGATCCGGCTCGGTTATTGATAGAGTGAATAGATCTGCCATTTCTTGAAATCTCTCTTCTGATTCAAAATCGTGGTGTAACGTGTATCCCCTCCTGTTCCGGTCATGGAATAGATGAAATAAATAAATAAATGGATTTTTCTTCAAGAATGAAATCTTATTGGAACTGTCCATATCCAGTTCATCCTTCGGAACCATATCACATCCCGGATCTGATGAAATAGGATGAATTGAGACGGTATTTTGTAAATACGTAATTATCTTGAATATATTAACTATTTCTTTATTTTCCGATCGCCTGGAAGGGACAAAAGAAACATCTTGTTCTTTCTTCAACAATTTCTGATCTCTAGTGGACCTCTCAATAGGATTCGAACCCATATGAAGTTCTGACCATCTGTCAGAGAAAAAAGAACGAATGGATCTTGTAGGATTCCCGAGAAATTCTTCGATTTCTTCCGGAAGCGGTTGTTGAATCTCTTTTTGATTGATCAATGTGTGATATTCCGAATCCTCATTACTAATGGAATCGAAATGATCTCTGGATTGATCAGAAGATCCTTTCAATTGGCTAGAATCCGTTACTTGAACGAAACTAGTTGGAAGATACAGGAGCAAAACAATCAACCTATTGATATTGGAAGAGCCAAAAGATTCTTCCAATGTATCATTTCTGGGTCCAATGAAATTCATAGGTATAGGAAGAAACCCTGTCAAATAGAGATTTTTTCTTTCGACCATCTTTCGATTGTTAATACGATATATAAGGACGACCGCTACTACAAATAGTACTACACCCTTGATCGTGAAATATCGATTGCTTGTTGAACCCTGTGAATTGCGTGAAAGTAGGATACTCCAAATTCGGGAGTCTAAGAGTTTTATAAAACGTTCTTGATGGAAAAAAATGTGAATGAAAGATCCCAATGAATTGAATTGGGTCCATGAATCTAAGAAATAATGAGAATTCTTGATCTCTCTGAATTCTAAAATCCATAATTTGAATTGCTGCCCTTTCACTGAATTGAGTCCTCCTAAATTGCATTGATTTACCCCAAAGATTTCATTTCAATTGGAATTTGGTTATTCACCATGTACGAGGATCCCCGCTAAGCATCCATGGCTGAATGGTTAAAGCGCCCAACTCATAATTGGCGAATTCGTAGGTTCAATTCCTACTGGATGCACGCCAATGGGACCCTCCAATAAGTCTATTGGAATTGGCTCTGTATCGATGGAATCTCATCATCCATACATAACGAATTGGTGTGGTATATTCATATCATAACATATGAACAGTAAGAACTCGCATTCTTATTGAGACTCGAACTCATAGGGAAGAAAATTTATGGATGGAATCAAATATGCAGTATTTACAGACAAAAGTATTCGGTTATTGGGGAAAAATCAATATACTTCTAATGTCGAATCAGGATCAACTAGGACAGAAATAAAGCATTGGGTCGAACTCTTCTTTGGTGTCAAGGTAATAGCTATGAATAGTCATCGACTCCCGGGAAAGGGTAGAAGAATGGGACCTATTATGGGACATACAATGCATTACAGACGTATGATCATTACGCTTCAACCGGGTTATTCTATTCCACCTCTTAGAAAGAAAAGAACTTAAATCAAAATACTTAATAGCATGGCGATACATTTATACAAAACTTCTACCCCGAGCACACGCAATGGAGCCGTAGACAGCCAAGTAAAATCCAATCCACGAAATAATTTGATCTATGGACAGCATCGTTGTGGTAAAGGTCGTAATGCCAGAGGAATCATTACCGCAGGGCATAGAGGGGGAGGTCATAAGCGTCTATACCGTAAAATCGATTTTCGACGGAATGAAAAAGACATATATGGTAGAATCGTAACCATAGAATACGACCCTAATCGAAATGCATACATTTGTCTCATACACTATGGGGATGGTGAGAAAAGATATATTTTACATCCCAGAGGGGCTATAATTGGAGATACCATTGTTTCTGGTACAGAAGTTCCTATAAAAATGGGAAATGCCCTACCTTTGAGTGCGGTTTGAACTATTGATTTACGTAATTGGAAGTAACCAATTAGGTTTACGACGAAACCTAGAAATCGATCACTGATCCAATTTGAGTACCTCCACAGGATAGACCTCAACAGAAAACTGAAGAGTAACGGCAGCAAGTGATTGAGTTCAGTAGTTCCTCATATAAAATTATTGACTCTAGAGATATAGTAATATGGAGAAGACTAAATTGTTTCAAGCACCGACAGAACCAGAAGCGTCCCTTGTTTCAAAGAGAGGAGGACGGGTTATTCACATTTCATTTGATGGTCGGAGGCAAATTGAAAGCTAAGCAGTGGTAATTCTAAGGATTCCCGAGGGGAAAAATAGAGATGTCTCCTACGTTACCCGTAATATGTGGAAGTATCGACGTAATTTCATAGAGTCATTCGGTCTGAATGCTACATGAAGAACATAAGCCAGATGAAGGAACGGGAAGACCTAGGATGTAGAAGATCATAACATGAGTGATTCGGCAGATTTGGATTCCTATATATCCACTCATATGGTACTTCATTGTACCATATATATAAGATCCATATGTATAGATATCATCATCTACATCCAGAAAGCCGTATGCTTTGGAAGAAGCTTGTACAGTTTGGGAAGGGGTTTTGATTGATCAAAAAGAAGAATCTACTTCAACCGATATGCCCTTAGGCACGGCCATACATAACATAGAAATCACACTTGGGAAGGGG
This window of the Cucumis sativus chloroplast, complete genome genome carries:
- the rpl23 gene encoding ribosomal protein L23, which encodes MDGIKYAVFTDKSIRLLGKNQYTSNVESGSTRTEIKHWVELFFGVKVIAMNSHRLPGKGRRMGPIMGHTMHYRRMIITLQPGYSIPPLRKKRT
- the rpl2 gene encoding ribosomal protein L2; the encoded protein is MAIHLYKTSTPSTRNGAVDSQVKSNPRNNLIYGQHRCGKGRNARGIITAGHRGGGHKRLYRKIDFRRNEKDIYGRIVTIEYDPNRNAYICLIHYGDGEKRYILHPRGAIIGDTIVSGTEVPIKMGNALPLTDMPLGTAIHNIEITLGKGGQLARAAGAVAKLIAKEGKSATLKLPSGEVRLISKNCSATVGQVGNAGVNQKSLGRAGSKCWLGKRPVVRGVVMNPVDHPHGGGEGRAPIGRKKPATPWGYPALGRRSRKRNKYSDNLILRRRSK